A window of Adhaeribacter arboris genomic DNA:
AAGAAGAAAAACTTATCACGGATAACTTATCTAACCCGCCGAAAGAAATAGTAACCCGCGGACAAACTATCTCCGACAAAGTAGCCCGCTTTGGGGGCAGTTGGAAATTTATTATTTACTTCTGTACCTTATTACTGGTATGGATTATAGTTAATGGCCTGGTGCTTGGCCGCGAGGCATTTGACCCCTACCCCTTTATTCTGATGAACTTAATTTTATCTTGTGTGGCGGCTTTACAAGCTCCCATTATCATGATGAGCCAGAACCGAAAGGAAGAAAAAGACCGAATGCGCAGCGAGAACGATTACCTCATTAATTTAAAAGCGGAAGTAGAAATTCGCAGTTTGCACCAGAAAATAGATTTGCTCCTGGAAGAACAGGTGAAGCAATTGTACCAGAACCAGGCTAAGCAATTAGAAATACTGCAACAAATACAAAGGCAATTAAATAAGGCTTCTTAAAAAAGACTCGATGGAAAATCAAAACGAGAATAACTCGCCGCATATTCTGAACACGTCGGCTAATTTGCTGGGGCTTTGCTTTATTGTCCTTACCTCCATAAAAGTACTGAAGCTCAAAGAAGTTTCTATTATTGATGAACTCACGACAGTGGCCATCTTATTTTTTATGATCAGCAGTATTCTTTCTTTTTTAGCCATGCGGCATAAATCGTTGCGCAACAACCGTTACGAAAAAATTGCCGATTATATTTTTCTGGCGGGCTTGTTTTTTCTTTTTTTTACTACCATGCTCATTGCTTTTAACATCATCAGTTAACAGTTACCAAGTACTATTTACCATTAATCATTTACCATTTACCATTTACCATTTACCTATCTTCAACCAGTAGTAATAAAATAAGCTTTCATCTGTGGACTGTGGACTATGGACCATCAACAACCATCCACTAATAATGGGCAACTTTGGTTAAAACGGATGGGGCTTGCACTAAATCTAAGTCGTGGGTATACACCAGGTATTTATTCGTCCAGGTATCGGCAAACTTTTCTTTGAAGAACCGCAAACCGTGTAAATGCGAAAACTGGTGTAAATTATTATAGGCAAATTGCAGGGCTTTCTCCGGAATGTTCTGGGGTTGGTTTAAGCCGGATAAGGGGGCCATGCCTAAATTCAAAAATAGCAGGTTCTGGGTTTTAAAATAATCGATTAATTGTACCAGTAAAAAATCTAACACGCCGTTGGGGGCATCTACTGTTTTCCGGATTAGATCGTACGTTCCTTCCTGCGGCGAATAATCGGGTATAACGTTAATAAAGGCTACCATTTTTTCTTCTGCATCTTCCACGGTAATAACTACCTGTTGTTTTATTTCGGCGGTATTAAAAACACCTTGCGTAAACGCACTTTCTTGCTTTTTAAATTCTTTTAACCATTCCTCCGAAACTGCCTTTAACCGTTGGATAAGTCCTTCTTTTAAAGGCGGCAGGTACGTTCGGCTAACATAACCGGCTGTACTTACTTTGCGGATAGCATTCCGCAACGATTTGCGTTCAGCTCCTTCTAAAGTAAAATTTTGTAAAGAGATTATGCCTTCCTGACCAATAAACAAATGCTTTTTACCCAAGGAGGTATACGCAGCTAAGTCTTTTTCATCAATTCGGTAATAGATAGCTTGCCAACCGTTTTGGTGGCAGAATTGCTCAAATTCCGTGATAACCGTAGAAAATATAACTTCATCGGCCAATACCGGATTTTCTAATACTACCGCATATTGCCCGGCTACTTTATAAGCCACAAATGCATTGTTAGCCGCATTAAAAAATAGTTGCTTATCGGGGTAAACTTTAAAATAATCTAAAGACGATTTGCCGTATTGGTTGAGCAATTCTTTGGCTCTGGTTATATCTTCGTGGGTGTGGGTAGTTTTATTAAAAACGGGACGTAGCAGCACGTACGTTAAAAATGTGAGCCAGGCTAATTCCATTGTTTGCAGCGAAACACTAAAGCCCCGCGCAAAAAGAGTTTGCGGAAACAACCGATCGTTTTGTAATAAAAGTAATTTGCCAAATTGTGTAAGAGCCGTAAACCAGGTAAAATTTTGATTAAAATGGCGGTAGTCGAGCCAGTAAAATCCTACTAAGCCATAGATTAGTAAAAGGCAAAAGCCGGTGGTTAGTAAAAAGCCTTTATGCCGGATACCCTTGGGGTCACTTTTTAAAGTATAATGCCGGCGGGTATAAATTAAAACAATCAGCACGCTTAAACCGAACAAAGCTTCTTCGTAGTCAATGGCCTTGCCTATATGGCCCAGAATAGAGACAATGGTTAGTACAAGGGCCATTATCCAGGCGTTGCGAAAGCCCTGGAATAGATAAACAGATAAAAATAATAACAATATTCCCCCACCAATAACCGCATAATTAGAGAAAAAAATAGTAGAGGAAGAAAGAAAGTGGGTAAGTAAAGTTAACCGTTCCGCAATAGCAGGAGTAAGCACCGATATAATATTTACCAAACCCAGCAAAAAAATCAGAA
This region includes:
- a CDS encoding DUF1003 domain-containing protein, whose amino-acid sequence is MKPKNLSVEENNFIKKLHQIVNNTVKEEKLITDNLSNPPKEIVTRGQTISDKVARFGGSWKFIIYFCTLLLVWIIVNGLVLGREAFDPYPFILMNLILSCVAALQAPIIMMSQNRKEEKDRMRSENDYLINLKAEVEIRSLHQKIDLLLEEQVKQLYQNQAKQLEILQQIQRQLNKAS
- a CDS encoding phosphatidylglycerol lysyltransferase domain-containing protein encodes the protein METALRNFKIPLSRKGIWQAGLTLIIVFFCIFFVKHEGTELPLAFTKIQQTSFGLGLVALLVSLFYAVLNAGIYFCSFAAVNARVSLPLLVRVFLKRNLLSVFLPAGGVSSLAFFNNSILKQKVLPAQNSQATFLYVFASYASLLLIALPVIGLLTLRGNLSNNLLIAFSTLLVVAVGILILIITFFRRGRSYTFFVQRFPAAANLLEQIRNQTYQKSWLLGAVVASIGVELCGMAHLWIACWAIGHPATLEMIAFGYTIATLLYAVSPLFRGLGAVELSLTYVLVQYGIPKVAAVAITLYYRFFEFWLPLLFGLAAFLFQKNNLLLRILPAFLIFLLGLVNIISVLTPAIAERLTLLTHFLSSSTIFFSNYAVIGGGILLLFLSVYLFQGFRNAWIMALVLTIVSILGHIGKAIDYEEALFGLSVLIVLIYTRRHYTLKSDPKGIRHKGFLLTTGFCLLLIYGLVGFYWLDYRHFNQNFTWFTALTQFGKLLLLQNDRLFPQTLFARGFSVSLQTMELAWLTFLTYVLLRPVFNKTTHTHEDITRAKELLNQYGKSSLDYFKVYPDKQLFFNAANNAFVAYKVAGQYAVVLENPVLADEVIFSTVITEFEQFCHQNGWQAIYYRIDEKDLAAYTSLGKKHLFIGQEGIISLQNFTLEGAERKSLRNAIRKVSTAGYVSRTYLPPLKEGLIQRLKAVSEEWLKEFKKQESAFTQGVFNTAEIKQQVVITVEDAEEKMVAFINVIPDYSPQEGTYDLIRKTVDAPNGVLDFLLVQLIDYFKTQNLLFLNLGMAPLSGLNQPQNIPEKALQFAYNNLHQFSHLHGLRFFKEKFADTWTNKYLVYTHDLDLVQAPSVLTKVAHY